The genomic window CGGTTCCAGGAAACGCACCTTGCCGTCGGCGTGCACCAGCGGGGGCAGGTGGCCGGCCGACGCCATCCGGATGCGGCCGGTCGCCGGGTCCAGGGTCAACAGGCACACGGTCGCCGACTCGGTCGGCAGCACCGCCCGCATGAAACGGTTGACCAGTTCCAGGACCTCGCCCGGCGAATGGCCTTCGATGGCGTAGGCGCGGACCGCGTGCCGGATCTCCGCCATCACCGTCGCCGCGTGCAGCGAGTGGCCGGCCACGTCCCCGATCGCCACCAGGAGCTGGTCGCCGACTTCGGTCAGTTCGTAGAAGTCGCCGCCCACCTCGGTCTGCGCGCCGGCCGGTTCGTAGAGCACGCCCATGTTCAGTCCGGGCACTTCGGGCAGGCGGGACTGCAGCAGGCTGCGCTGCAGGGTGACCGCGACCCGGTGCTCGTCGTCGTAGGAACGCTGTGCTTCGACGGCCGCCCCGACCGCCTGGGAGAGCTGCCGCAGCACCGGGAATCCGGGGGTCTGCGACCGGCCCGGCACGGCGACGTAGACCGGCGGCCGGTCGACCCGGAGCCGGGCCGCCGCGACCGCGACGACCGTCTCGTCGACGGGCCAGTCGATGACGTCCCAGTCGGCCGGCTCGTCACTGCGCACCAGTGAACCGACGGTGACCGGAGGCCCGGAGACCGCCCACCGGCGTACGGTGACCGGGCTGGTGTCCTCGACGACCGTCGCGGCCAGGCTCTCGCCTTCGGAGGTCTCCGCGACCACCGCCACCGGCACGCCGAAGATCGCCCGGGCGCCCTCGGCCGCCGCTGTCAGCAGGGCCGGCAGGGCGGGGGCCGAGTTGATCGCCAGGGTGGCCTCGGCGAGTTTGACCATCCGCTCGGCGAGCAGTTCGGCCCGCCGACGGGCCCGGTAGTAGCGGAGCACCGCCTGGACGGTGGCGATCAGCTCGTCCGGTTCGATCGGTTCGACCAGGTACGCGTCGGCACCCCGGTTGAGTCCCTGCGCACGATCGACCACGTCCACGGCATGGGCGGACACGTGGATCACCGGCAGTACCCCGTACCGGGAATCGGTCTTGATCCTCTCGCAGACCTCGAACCCGTTCATGTCGGGCAGCTTCACGTCCAGGACGACCAGGTCGACCTCGAGTTCGAGCAGGCGGTCCAGGGCCTCGCCGCCGGTCTCCGCCTCGTGCACCGTGAAACCGGCCCGGCTGAGCCAGCTCACCAGCAGGTACCGCTTGGTCGCACTGTCGTCGACGACGAGGAGGGTGGCCGGAGTCCGCGGATCGATCATGACGTGATCGGCAGACGCAGGGTGAAGGTGCTGCCCGCGCCGGGTGTGGAGTCGACTCGCAGGGCACCGCCGAGGATGCCGGCCAGCCGCCGGGCGTAGGGCAGGCCGAGGCCGGTGCCCCGACCGCTCACCGGTTTGCTGCCGGGCACCTGATAGAACTCCTCGAAGACGCGTTCGTGCAGCTCGGGCGGGATGCCGAAGCCGGTGTCCGCGACCACGAACTCGGCGTCGCCGCTGACCGGCCGCACGCTGAGCCGCACTGAGCCGGACTCGGTGAACTTGATCGCGTTGGTGAGCAGGTTGCGCAGGATCTGGGCGAGCAGCACCTCATCGGACCGGAACACCGGCAGCCCCGGTTCCTCCACCACGAAGTCCACCTCGGGACGGGTCGCGAGCGGCCGCAGCGTGCCGCGCAGCTGCCCGAACATCGCTTTGAGGTCCACCTCGGCCCAGGTCGGCTCGATCCGCCCGGCCTCCGCCTTGGCCAGGTCCAGCAGTCCATTGACCAGGGTCAATAGATCGCTCGCTGAGGTACGGATGAGTTCCACCTGCCGGTCCTGCTCGGAGGTGAGGTCATCGGAGCCGGAGTCGGTCAGCAGCCGGCCGAGCCCGATGATGGCGGTGACCGGGGCCCGCAGCTCGTGGCTGACGTTGGCCAGGAACCGGCTCTTCGCCTCGCTGGCGGCCCGCAGTTGCGCTGACTTGTCGTCGAGTTCGGCGTAGAGCGCGACCACACCCCGGTTGGTCTCCTCCAGCTCTTCGGAGAGCTGGTTGTAGAGAGCCATCACACCGCGGTTGGTCTCTTCGAGTTCGTCGTTGAGGCGGGCCAGCTCGTCGCGTTGCGCCCGCACCTCGTCGAGCGCGAGGATGAGCTGCTGGTTCTGCACCGCGAGCTCGTCCAGTGGGGTGCTCGGCACGTGCTGGGCCAGTCCGGCGCGTATCTCGTCCATGCGAGCCCGGGTCAGCCGAGCAGCCCCGACAGGCAACCGCCGGGACATCCGGACAATCGTTGCAGTCCCATCATCGTCGACCTCCATCGTGTCGACCAGGCGGCCGACTTGCTGCAACTTCCCAGCAAGTTGACTGGCCTGCCCGGTCACCGGGTACGTCATCGTTACGCTGAGCGAAGTTACCCCGTTCGGATCGACCGCGAACGTGACGTCGGTTTCCCGGCCCCCGGCGAGCAGCACCCGGCACACCTCACTGAGCGCAGTCGCCACCCGAGTCTGATCCTGTGCCTCCAGGCCGAGCGAACGAGCTACCTCCCGGCCCAGCTGACGCACCACGAAGATGTCCTGCTCGACCCGCAGGCGCATGCGCATCAGCGGTTCGGCGGTCATGAGAACGCGGTCATCAGAATCGGGCCACCAGCACACCGGCGTCGTCCCGGCGGGTCCCCGCGTCGCGCAGCACGGTCCCGGCGATCACCTCGGGGCCATGGCTGAGCAGGCCCGGATAGTCGCCCAGGTTCCACCGCTCGACCAGACCGTCACTGTGCATCACCACGGTCGCGCCCGGGAGCAGCGTGTAGTCGTACTCCCGCACCTGGCGCCGTTGATGTCCGGCGATGCCGGGCATCGAGACCATGCCCCGGCGGCTGCCGTCCGGCCCCAGCACGACTCCGGAGATGTTCCCGAGGCCCGCGTAGCGGACCACCCCGGCTTGCGGATCCGGTTCGGCGACGGCGAGTGCGGCGCCACGTGTGTGATTCAGGGCGCGGTGCAGGATCTCGACGATCTGAGCGGGCGGTACGGCCGGTGCGTCGCGGAACACCCGGACCGCCTCGTGCGAGGCCGCCGCGGCCAGCCCGCCGTGACCGAGCCCGTCGCAGAGCAACATCTGCCGCCGACCGTCGACCTCGCGGACCGCCCACGCGTCCCCACAGGCCGTCTCGCCGGTGATCGGCCGGGTCAGCCCCGCTCCCCACACCGGTTCGGGCGCGGCGGCCGGCCACACCTGCACGGCCATCACGGTGCCCTTGCCCGGCACCGAGTGCAGGTCCCACCGGCTGGCCTGGCGCACGATCGCCCCGAGCCCGATCCCGAGGGTCCCGGCGGTGGAGTGCCCGTCGCCGATGGACCGCTGCACGTCAGCCATCCCGGGACCGCTGTCGATCATGATCAGTTCGACGCCGGCCTGGTCGGCGGCGCGCACCGTTCGTACCAGAATGCCGCCTTGATCTGCGTGTTTGACCAGGTTGCCGGCTGCCTCGGTGGCGACTATCGCCAGGTCCGCGATCCGCCTGTCGGGCATCGCCAGCTCGGCCGCGAGGTGTTCGGAGGCACGACGGACAGCAGAGGCCGACCCGGCTTCCTCCACCCGGAACCAGACCCCACCATCAAGGAGCCCTTCGGGTACGGACGCCACTGCGCCTCCACTCATCGGCACCACTTGACGATCGTAATGGTCGTTCCCTTACCCGGTTCGGTATCGATGTCGAACTCGTCGACCAGGCGACGTGCGCCACTGAGCCCGAGACCGAGGCCACCGCCGGTGGTGTACCCATCGGTGAGGGCCAGACCCAGGTCGACGATGCCGGGGCCCTGGTCGGCGAAGACGATCCGAATGCCGGCCCGGCGATCGTTGTGCACGAGAGCCACCTCGACCTCGCCGCCACCACCGTAGACCAGCGTGTTCCGGGCCAGCTCACTCGCCGCAGTGACGATCTTCGTCTGATCCACCAGGGACAGCTTCACCGCCACCGCGACGGTCCGCACCGCCTGCCGGACCCGGACCACGTCCCGATCGCTCTCGACCGGGAGGCGCTGGCTCTCGTCGCTCACGACCTGATTACCGCTGACTGATCGGGCTCGCCCTCGTCCTCGTCGTCCTCGTCGTCGAGCAGAACGTCGCGCTCTCGGGTGCCGAGCATCGCGATGCCCAGTTCGACGTTGAGCGCCGTCCGGATGCCGGGCAGCGACAGCCCCAGCTCGACCAGGGTGATCGCCACCGCCGGGCGCATGCCGACCACCACGGTCTCGGCGTCCAGCACCCGGGAGACCGAGGCGATGGTGGCGAGTGTCCGGCCCACGAACGAATCGACGATGTCGAGCGCGCTGATGTCGATGATCACGCCATGCGTGCTGGTCGCGACGATCTTGTCAGCGAGATCCTCCTGCAACTGCAGGGCGACCTGGTCCTCCATGTCGATCTGGATGGAGACCAGCAGGATGTCACCGATCTTCAGAACCGGGACGCGCTCCACGTCAGCGGCCCGCCCGCTTGTTCTTGCTGATCACATGGCGCAACGCGTCGGCCAGGGACGCCTTGGTCGCGATGTCACCGAACTCGATGCCGAGCGCGACGATGGTCTGTGCGATCTGCGGGCGGATGCCGGAGATGATGCAGTCGGCGCCCATCAGGCGAGCGGCCACCACGGTCTTGAGGATGTGCTGGGCGACCTGGGTGTCGACCGCTGGCACACCGGTGATGTCGATGATCGCGTACGGCGAGCCGGTGTCCACCAGGGTCTGCAGCAGGCGCTCCATCACCACCTGGGCGCGGGCCGAGTCGAGGGTGCCGACCAGCGGGACGGCCACCACGCCCTCCCACAGCTTGACCACCGGGGTGGAGAGCTCGAGCAGCTGCTCGGCCTGGTCGGCGATGAGCGACTCGCGGACCTTGACGTAGCTGTCGAAGGTGAACAGCGCGGCCTGATCGACGAAGTTGGAGAAGGCTACATAGTCACGCAGGACGGCGACGTCACCCTGGTCACCGAGGACCTCCAGCGTCGCCTCCTTGAGGGCGTAGACGCTGACCGCGGTCTCGGTGGCGGTGAAGCCCTGCCGGGCCCGGTTGGTGGACAGCTCACTGAGCTGGGCCCGCAATTCGTCGGCGGCCCGGTCGCTCACGTTGGTGGCACCGGCCGCGAACGCCTGCTGGAAGGCGCGCTGTAGATCGGCGGTCTGCCTCCGTAACTCGGCACTGCTCAGACGGCCCCGCAGACCCGCGCCGACCAGCTCGGTCCAGCGGGCCGCCATCGGCTCCGCATGGTCCGACAGCAGGTGGGCGAAGCGATTCGCCTCGTCCTGACTCAGCGACATCGCTGCTCCTCCAACCGCACGATCGTTCACAACGGCCGGACTTTACCATCAGGGGGTTCATTAGTTGCTGTAAGTCAAATAACGGACGCGGCTCAAAGGCCCGTCCCGTTCTGCGCGCCACCGGGTGTGTGGAGTACCGTGCAGCAATAACTGGAGGTCGGCGAATGTCCCTGACGGTACAAACGGAACAGCGCGACGACATGGTGGTCGTGTCGGTCGCGGGCGAGCTCGACATGGCTACCGCCCCCCAGCTGCAGGATCAGATCAGTGACCTGCTGGAGAAGGGCCGGACCCGCCTGGTCTTCGACCTCGCTGAGGTGTCCTTCTGCGACTCGACCGGTCTCTCGGTCTTCGTGCGCGCGAAGAACAGCACTGACGACGCCGGCGGCACGGTCCGCCTGGCCGCACCGCAGCGAGGGGTGCTCCGCATCCTTGAAGTGAGCGGTCTCGTCGAGGTGCTGCACACCTACCCGACGGTGGACGAGGCGGTCGCCGCCGAGGAGCCTGCCCTCGACTGAGGCACCGGTCGGCGTAGTTTGTCGTCGACCGGTGACGGGCACCTCCGTCGCCGGACCTTTCATATCCGGCCCTCGGGAGTGCCCGTGAAACAGATGTTCCAAGGCTTCAAAGACTTCATCATGCGCGGCAACGTCGTCGACCTAGCGGTCGGCGTCGTGATCGGTACTGCCTTCACCGCGGTCGTCACCAGCTTCACCAAGTCGTTCCTCGAGCCGCTGATCAAGTGGATCTCCGGCGGCACCGGTGCGCTCGCTGGTTCACTCTCACCCGCCAAGGGCATCGAGTTCACCTACGCAGCGTTCATCAACACCCTGATCACCTTCCTGATGACCGCCGCGGTCCTCTACTTCTTCGTCGTGATGCCGCTGAACCGGCTGGCCGAGCGTCGCCGCCGTGGCGAAGAGCCGCCGCCGAAGGCCCCCAGCGAAGAGGTCCAGCTGCTCACCGAGATCCGCGACCTGCTGCTGGCCCAGAACCAGACCGGCGGCCAGATTCCCGGACAGGCCCCCGGCCAGGTCTACCGCAGCGACCCGCCGAGCTAAAAAAGATCCGCCCTCCCGGCACCGTTCGAACACATGTTCGATACAGTGCCGGGATGGAGCAGCGTAAGCACTGGTGGAACGGCAAGTGGGGCCGAATAGCCCGCAAGGACGTCTACTTACGGACAAGCGGCGACCAGTGGTATGTCGAGCAGCGCGCCGGTGGTTCCGACGGCGCCTCACACTTCTTCGAGTACGACAGCGAGGACGCCGCCCTCGACATGGTCCGCTCCCTGCTGGCCGGTCCCGACGAGTGGCGTGAGCTGTCGGTCCGCCCGTCCCAGCGATGACGTCTCAGGCGGCCCGGTCGTCTTCGCGAAGCCGGGCGGTCAGCGGGCCCAGCGGCGGCAGCAGGCGCAACCCCGGCCGCGCCTCGACCTCCTCGGCCTCGGCGACCTCGGCGCTGTCGAATCGCGCCCGCCAGCCCGCGCTCACCCGGGCACCGGGCGGCGCACCGGACCCGCCGACACCCCGGGCCAGCGCCACCACCAGCAGGTACCCCACGAACACGAAGCCGTGGCCGACGAGCCGCCCGACATCGACCCGGCCGCCGGTGAGGTCGGTGACCGAGATCAGCAGCAGCATCGCCACGAAGGCGGTCAGCATCGGCACCAGCCCGGTCGGCCGGTTGCGGCGCAACCCGATGAAGAGGTAACCGGCGCCGACCGCGACGTTCCACGCCGCCGACTCGTGCCAGAGATGCCCCTGGGTCGCACCCAGCCCGTTGTGCGCATGCCCGGCACTCACCCCGCCGCCGACCTGGGTCAGGCCCAGGATCAACTGCACCGCCCCGACCAGGGCCAGAGCCAGGTAGAGCAGGGCCGCCACCGGAATCCGCCGGCGCCGCGGTGCAGGCGGCAGCGCGGCCAGGATCGCGGCGCTGAGGTCCGGCACCTCGGGCACCGGGGCGGTCAGCGTCAGCCGGTTCACCGCGGCGGCCCGGTCCAGCCACTCCCGGCAGCCGGCGCACCCGTCCAGGTGTTCGTCGACCAGGGGGCGCAGTATCGGGTCGTCCTCGCCGTCCAGCTGCGCGGAGAGCATCTCGCGCCACCGCTCACATGCCATGTACCGATAGTCGCCCGAGAACGCCGAGGAGTTCCAGTCGGGGCGGCACAAGAATCAGGGCTGGTCGTGGTCGAGGTTGCGGCGCCGCTCCCGGAACGCACGCAGGTTGGCCGTGTTTCCGCAGGTGCTGACGTCGTGCCAGACCCCGCTGTTGTTGCGGGAGGTGTCGAAGAACGCGGCCCGGCAGGCCTGGTTGTTGCAGAGTTTCAGCCGGGGCCAGAGCCCGGCCTGCTGGGCGAGCAGGGCCTCGGACCAGAGCGCCGACGCCAGCCACCGGACACCCCGGCCGGTCGGCACCACCCGCACCCAGCCCGTCCCGTCCGGCACCAGGCTCACCTGCACGTCGGCCGGGGGGAGCATGTCGTCCGGCTCCGGCTGTGGACCGGCCACCACCACCTGCTCGAAGGCACCCCGCAGCCGGCGCATCGACCGCAGGTCGGAGGCGGAGAGCAGCAGAGTCGGCGCCGGCAGGCCGGAGACCCGGGACCAGAGACCGAGCGTCTCGGTCACCCACCACTGGGCGTCGTCGGTGGTGGCCAGCAGGTCAGGAGCGTAGGACATCGCCGCTCTCGTGTTGAGCAACTCCTGGACGAGGGCGAACCCATTCGGCGCCTCCCGCACGCCGTGCCGCGCGCTGGCCTTCCATGACATAGCCAAAGCCTACTCGGCTCTTTTTCCTCCAGCGTCGGAGCACCACCCTGCCGAGTGGAAGCGGCCTGTTCATCGGTGGACAGTGGTGAATGTCTCTCTAGACTCGACCTGTGCGCAGAGTTCTGGTGGTCACGATCACGGCGATGCTTCTGGCTGCCTGTGACACGGATCAAACTCCTGTTCCGGAAGCAGCTCCGTCACCCTCGGTGTCGACCCTCGTGCCCACGCCCGCGACTCCCGCTCCCGTCCTGCCGCAGCGCCCGGAGAAACTGCGGCACGGCGCCAAGAGCGACGTCGTGGTGCAGTTGCAGGAGCGTCTCACCGAGCTGGGCTACTGGAACGGCACAGCCGACGGGAGGTTCGGCGGGACCACTCAGCAGGCCGTCTATGCGCTGCAGAAGGCAGCCGGCCTCCGCCGGGACGGCACGGTCGGACCCAAAACCTGGAAAGCCTTGGACCGGGGCGTACGACCGGAGGCCCGCTCCACCAGTGGAAAGCTCATCGAGATCGACCTGAAGCGGCAACTGCTCCTGGTGGTCGAGGACGGGCGGGTCGGCCAGGTCTTCAACACGTCCACCGGCTCGAACGAGTACTACGAGCACGACGGGCAGACGTACCTGGCCGACACCCCACGGGGAAGGTTCACGGTGGGCCGTCAGATCGACGGCTGGCGGGACGCCCCGCTCGGCCTGCTCTGGCGCCCGAAGTACTTCAACGGTGGCATCGCCGTGCACGGTGCCCCCAGTGTGCCGCCCTATCCGGCCTCGCACGGCTGCGCGCGGGTCACGGTGGCGGCGATGAACTGGATGTGGAAGAACGACGCCATCCCGTTGAAGACCAGGGTCTGGGTCTACTGACCGGCGTCCACCAGCTCCCGCCGGCGGCGAGGAGCCGGGATCACCGGGGCGTAACCGGGCGGCCAGGCGGCACCGTGGATCTCGGAGCAGAGCACCACGCCCAGCCACGGCACCCACGGGCCGGTGATCTCCACCGAGCGCCCGTCCCGGACGTCCAGCGTGAGCGCCCAGTCACCGGGCCGGGGCCGCAGGCTGGTCACCGACCGCAGCCGGAACTCCTCGCCGCCCAGGATCAACCGCTCGCTGGTGACCACCGCGAGCCGGCGACCGGCGCCGGTCACGTCGACCGGGAACCAGCCGTACTGCTTCTCCCCTGATCGGAGCGGAATCGTGGGGCTGACCGCAGCGGGCCGGCCGCCACGTTCCACGAGACCGGTCAACATACTCATCGACCGGAAACCGGCCATGAGCTGTCCAGGGTCGTAAACCGACAACACATTCTCCTTTTCTGTCCCCAGAACCCTGGCACGAACGGGCCTCGCACGCACAGCGAATACACACTGTCGGTGGGTATTTAGCCGATTCACCGGATCAGCCCGGATACTCCCGGTCCGACCCCGGCCACAGGTAACGGGCTCGCGTCTCCTCTTACCCGCGGGCGAATCGTTCTCCACCTTCCGGTGGAGGGCGGGTTCTGGATCTCCGTCCAGCGCCGGCGGCCTTCGCCGTCCTGACTTTCCCGGGAATCGCCTGCGCCTCGATCCTGTGGATCCAGGCAGCCCTCAGCGGCATGAGCCCGCATTGACCGGTGAACATATCGTACCGATCATGTCCAAAATAGTGGTGGTGGCGGCCACCGGCGGGATCGGCCGCCATCTCTTGAATCAGTCTCTGGCCGCCGGACACGAGGTCACCGCTGTCGTGCGAAACCCGCAGCGGCTCGGCAGCACACCGGCTCGAGTGGTCCGATGTGACCTGGCGCTACCGCAGGCCGGCCTGCTCGAGGACGCCGTCGCCGGTGCCGACGCCGTCCTGTCCGCGCTGGGTGCGCCCACCGCGGCCGAGACCGGTGTCGCCTCCATCGGAACCCGGGCCGTCGTGGAAGCGATGACGGCCACCGGCGTACGCCGTCTGATCGTGGTCAGTGCCGCATCGGTGGGCACGGTGGCCTCGCCGGGGCGGCCTGATCCGCCCCGGCACAATCCCGGCGACGGGGTCGTCATGCGGCACCTCATCGCCCCTGTGGCGAAGAAGCTGTTCCGGCGCCACTACCTCGATCTGGCCGTCATGGAGGACATCCTGCGCGACAGCGATCTGGCCTGGACCGTGTCCCGGCCGCCGCGACTGCTCGAAACACGACTGCGCCGCCGTTACCGGACAGCCTTCGACGTCAATGTCCGGAGCGCGATGTTCATCTCACGCGCCGACGTGGCATCGCACATGTTGGCCATGATCGATGATCCGAGCACCGTTCACCGCACGGTCTCGATCGCATACTGACCTACCGTTCGGTGGACACCGCTGTCGTGTCGTCGGCGTCCCCGC from Actinoplanes derwentensis includes these protein-coding regions:
- a CDS encoding fused response regulator/phosphatase — its product is MIDPRTPATLLVVDDSATKRYLLVSWLSRAGFTVHEAETGGEALDRLLELEVDLVVLDVKLPDMNGFEVCERIKTDSRYGVLPVIHVSAHAVDVVDRAQGLNRGADAYLVEPIEPDELIATVQAVLRYYRARRRAELLAERMVKLAEATLAINSAPALPALLTAAAEGARAIFGVPVAVVAETSEGESLAATVVEDTSPVTVRRWAVSGPPVTVGSLVRSDEPADWDVIDWPVDETVVAVAAARLRVDRPPVYVAVPGRSQTPGFPVLRQLSQAVGAAVEAQRSYDDEHRVAVTLQRSLLQSRLPEVPGLNMGVLYEPAGAQTEVGGDFYELTEVGDQLLVAIGDVAGHSLHAATVMAEIRHAVRAYAIEGHSPGEVLELVNRFMRAVLPTESATVCLLTLDPATGRIRMASAGHLPPLVHADGKVRFLEPRGALLGITAPRRAEVEFVLPPGGTLILYTDGLIERRDADIDEGLQALAACAAEVEPDLNAFCRRLHTRLSGTGDQADDIAVVAVRRTL
- a CDS encoding sensor histidine kinase; this encodes MTAEPLMRMRLRVEQDIFVVRQLGREVARSLGLEAQDQTRVATALSEVCRVLLAGGRETDVTFAVDPNGVTSLSVTMTYPVTGQASQLAGKLQQVGRLVDTMEVDDDGTATIVRMSRRLPVGAARLTRARMDEIRAGLAQHVPSTPLDELAVQNQQLILALDEVRAQRDELARLNDELEETNRGVMALYNQLSEELEETNRGVVALYAELDDKSAQLRAASEAKSRFLANVSHELRAPVTAIIGLGRLLTDSGSDDLTSEQDRQVELIRTSASDLLTLVNGLLDLAKAEAGRIEPTWAEVDLKAMFGQLRGTLRPLATRPEVDFVVEEPGLPVFRSDEVLLAQILRNLLTNAIKFTESGSVRLSVRPVSGDAEFVVADTGFGIPPELHERVFEEFYQVPGSKPVSGRGTGLGLPYARRLAGILGGALRVDSTPGAGSTFTLRLPITS
- a CDS encoding ATP-binding SpoIIE family protein phosphatase, which codes for MSGGAVASVPEGLLDGGVWFRVEEAGSASAVRRASEHLAAELAMPDRRIADLAIVATEAAGNLVKHADQGGILVRTVRAADQAGVELIMIDSGPGMADVQRSIGDGHSTAGTLGIGLGAIVRQASRWDLHSVPGKGTVMAVQVWPAAAPEPVWGAGLTRPITGETACGDAWAVREVDGRRQMLLCDGLGHGGLAAAASHEAVRVFRDAPAVPPAQIVEILHRALNHTRGAALAVAEPDPQAGVVRYAGLGNISGVVLGPDGSRRGMVSMPGIAGHQRRQVREYDYTLLPGATVVMHSDGLVERWNLGDYPGLLSHGPEVIAGTVLRDAGTRRDDAGVLVARF
- a CDS encoding ATP-binding protein; this translates as MSDESQRLPVESDRDVVRVRQAVRTVAVAVKLSLVDQTKIVTAASELARNTLVYGGGGEVEVALVHNDRRAGIRIVFADQGPGIVDLGLALTDGYTTGGGLGLGLSGARRLVDEFDIDTEPGKGTTITIVKWCR
- a CDS encoding STAS domain-containing protein: MERVPVLKIGDILLVSIQIDMEDQVALQLQEDLADKIVATSTHGVIIDISALDIVDSFVGRTLATIASVSRVLDAETVVVGMRPAVAITLVELGLSLPGIRTALNVELGIAMLGTRERDVLLDDEDDEDEGEPDQSAVIRS
- a CDS encoding STAS domain-containing protein, with protein sequence MSLSQDEANRFAHLLSDHAEPMAARWTELVGAGLRGRLSSAELRRQTADLQRAFQQAFAAGATNVSDRAADELRAQLSELSTNRARQGFTATETAVSVYALKEATLEVLGDQGDVAVLRDYVAFSNFVDQAALFTFDSYVKVRESLIADQAEQLLELSTPVVKLWEGVVAVPLVGTLDSARAQVVMERLLQTLVDTGSPYAIIDITGVPAVDTQVAQHILKTVVAARLMGADCIISGIRPQIAQTIVALGIEFGDIATKASLADALRHVISKNKRAGR
- a CDS encoding STAS domain-containing protein, producing the protein MSLTVQTEQRDDMVVVSVAGELDMATAPQLQDQISDLLEKGRTRLVFDLAEVSFCDSTGLSVFVRAKNSTDDAGGTVRLAAPQRGVLRILEVSGLVEVLHTYPTVDEAVAAEEPALD
- the mscL gene encoding large conductance mechanosensitive channel protein MscL, with the protein product MFQGFKDFIMRGNVVDLAVGVVIGTAFTAVVTSFTKSFLEPLIKWISGGTGALAGSLSPAKGIEFTYAAFINTLITFLMTAAVLYFFVVMPLNRLAERRRRGEEPPPKAPSEEVQLLTEIRDLLLAQNQTGGQIPGQAPGQVYRSDPPS
- a CDS encoding zf-HC2 domain-containing protein, giving the protein MACERWREMLSAQLDGEDDPILRPLVDEHLDGCAGCREWLDRAAAVNRLTLTAPVPEVPDLSAAILAALPPAPRRRRIPVAALLYLALALVGAVQLILGLTQVGGGVSAGHAHNGLGATQGHLWHESAAWNVAVGAGYLFIGLRRNRPTGLVPMLTAFVAMLLLISVTDLTGGRVDVGRLVGHGFVFVGYLLVVALARGVGGSGAPPGARVSAGWRARFDSAEVAEAEEVEARPGLRLLPPLGPLTARLREDDRAA
- a CDS encoding CGNR zinc finger domain-containing protein, encoding MSWKASARHGVREAPNGFALVQELLNTRAAMSYAPDLLATTDDAQWWVTETLGLWSRVSGLPAPTLLLSASDLRSMRRLRGAFEQVVVAGPQPEPDDMLPPADVQVSLVPDGTGWVRVVPTGRGVRWLASALWSEALLAQQAGLWPRLKLCNNQACRAAFFDTSRNNSGVWHDVSTCGNTANLRAFRERRRNLDHDQP
- a CDS encoding L,D-transpeptidase family protein, translated to MRRVLVVTITAMLLAACDTDQTPVPEAAPSPSVSTLVPTPATPAPVLPQRPEKLRHGAKSDVVVQLQERLTELGYWNGTADGRFGGTTQQAVYALQKAAGLRRDGTVGPKTWKALDRGVRPEARSTSGKLIEIDLKRQLLLVVEDGRVGQVFNTSTGSNEYYEHDGQTYLADTPRGRFTVGRQIDGWRDAPLGLLWRPKYFNGGIAVHGAPSVPPYPASHGCARVTVAAMNWMWKNDAIPLKTRVWVY
- a CDS encoding NAD(P)-dependent oxidoreductase, producing MSKIVVVAATGGIGRHLLNQSLAAGHEVTAVVRNPQRLGSTPARVVRCDLALPQAGLLEDAVAGADAVLSALGAPTAAETGVASIGTRAVVEAMTATGVRRLIVVSAASVGTVASPGRPDPPRHNPGDGVVMRHLIAPVAKKLFRRHYLDLAVMEDILRDSDLAWTVSRPPRLLETRLRRRYRTAFDVNVRSAMFISRADVASHMLAMIDDPSTVHRTVSIAY